TAAGTGAGTATATGTAACAGATAGAGGTAATAGATAATCAAGGGAGTATAGTACGTGCACATTTTCCGCATGCATTTCTGTCCAGCACctatttattgtgtttgtatgtgcatgcttttgTAAATCTTTTTGCCATATTTTGCAGTGAAATTCTCTATGTAGTATTATGTATTAGTAGTAGACTGTGCTGGCTGTGAGCACAGTGTGAGCTGGTGCTGGCCCAGGTACAAGTCATTGCAGATAATCAGTAGAAGTTGTGGGTCTGACCGTGGCTGTGATAGCTGTGCTCTGGCTAAGTGTTGTATCCAATCAGTGACAGTCGACTCCCTCTAACTGCACTGCCCTTGTCACACTCCTCTGCAGTGTCTGTCTGTTAGGAAACAGATCTCTGAGGAACGACAAGTTTGAGACATGCGCAAAGACGCAGGTagtgaaaaacaacactgcGACCACCGAGCTATGGAGCGTTTTCTGTGACAGCAACTATTCAAACGCAACCTGTGATGACTACTTCTACTTTAACAATGTGACAGAGATTCCGGCCATACCTGGTCTGATGAGCGGAGTCATCAAAGGTGAGGGGGGAGGAGTGGGAGCTTTATTTGATCTTGTGCCACCCTCAGGTTAAACAATCAGCTTTTCCCACAGGATAATCATTGCCCCACAAAATGAATCCTAATGTGAATCCAACTGatggtgtttttctgtctgtctttccattAGACAACCTGTGGGGTGACTATGGCCCTGCTGGTATGTTCATAGAAAAGAAAACTCAGCCTTCTGTACCAGTTCAGGAAACACCCACAGACATCATTAAGCCCTACGTCATCAATGACATCACCACTTACTTCACTCTGCTGGTGGGAATATACTTTCCCTCTGTCACAGGTACATGACTACTCCTTCAAATGCCAAAGAAATATTAAAGCCAGGGTTGGTGATTCATTTTAATAgaattttttgttattaaaaaaaaaatctcttgaCATcgtgacaaaaaaaagagtatgTGGCGTTTGCAAGCCTATCATAACTCTACCTGCCTGTCCGTCTACATCCCTGCCAAGCTGCCTACGCTCTGCTTATGCAGTCATTGCTAGAGCTATTAGTGAATTCCCTATCAGTAATCTTCCTGGATAGTATAAATACAAAAATCCTCATTCAAGTTTTCATGCCTGTTGTTGAGTTATACCTTTTTCATGCttgaaacaagtgaaaaaacCCTGCCATTGTAAATTTCCATTGTAATAGAACTCTTTCAattaaaaacatggaaaaagagAGTGCAACGAGTATTTGAACTTTCTTTTCTGAAGTGGAAAtggagtacttttactttgccTAATACTTAAGTAAGACATCTGAACACTTTGTCTAAAttttacgtgtgtgtgcatgcatgtatgcgtgtgtatttgttgtttttttccaggtaTAATGGCTGGTTCTAATAGATCTGGTGATCTCAGAGATGCCCAGAGGTCCATCCCCATAGGAACCATAATGGCTATTCTCACCACCTCTTTCATCTGTATCctgcacagtgtgtgtacagctgATACAGTCCACGCACAGCACAATATAAACGAGTCTCTGAATGTACACACGCATGCATATGCATCAGTAGGTCATGGAGAGTAACAAGACAGATTTTGACAGATTTGTAATGTCATATATCAGGCTGTCCCTTCAAAGTAAGTACACAGAGCAGTTATTTCCATCTTAACTTCATGGTCAGACATCTCCTGTGTGGTCTTGTTTGGAGCCTGCATTGAAGGAGTGGTGTTGAGAGACAAGTAAGTGTATTTTCAATTGACATTTTCTCATTGTGACCTATAAACAGTGACAGGTGGTTGTTATACACCTGATGAGAGGAgatcaaaaaataaatctgaaatcaATATATAGATGTATATATAGTGGTATATGTTGAAGtttgaagaagaggaagttgTTGCTAAAAATGCTGCACATACATAGGACTAAAGTCAAAattatcaaatcaaatcaattatTTACTTTTGAGCCAGctgttttgtcacagcagctTGGTAATATACACATCTAGCAAACTGTATGCATGCTTTTGTTTCAGGTTTGGTTACTCCGTAAAGAAGAACCCAGTGATTGGTATTCTGGCCTGGCCATCACCCTGGGTGATTGTCATTGGctcatttttctcctgctgtggGGCAGGGCTTCAGAGCCTCACTGGCGCCCCACGGCTGTTGCAGGCCATCGCTCGGGATGGCATCATCCCCTTCTTACAGGTCAGCCTAAGAAAGATCTCTGTTTTTGCCTGTTACAGTCCCATGTGCTTTTAGAGTCCAAAATCAGCTAAACACAGAATGACTGGTGGTTTGTGTTGCTTTATTATTTGATCTTGAAATAGGTCTATTCAGTTTATTAATATGCCTCATGCCACTGGTGTATATTGAGTTAAGTAGGCACAGGACTTAAATGGGCCAGTTTAGTTTAATAAAAGATTTACTCAACATGAGTAGTGACACAAATGTTTTACTTACCTTTATTATCTGAGAGCAGAAATCATTTATGGTAGCATTTTCTATGTAGATTGCATGCTTAGTCTTGTGATACTGCATGGAATATGACGTATGTCATACAGGCTTCATTATAATATTGTATTGGGGATGATACAGTAaagtgaaatacattttcatgcaaTAAAAGAGCCTTGAAATACATCCACAGGTGTGCCTCCAATTAACTCAAATCATGGCAATTAGCCTTCAGAAGCTTCTAATGCCAAAACATCATCATGTAGAATTCTCCAAGCTGTTTAAAGCCACAGTAACATTAGTGTTTGCAAACTTTAAAGTAATAAAGAATTCTCTAAATTTTTTCTGATTATTCTGACTTTTTACAAaaacgaaaacaaaaaaaaatggagtgACTCTAACTGACCTAAAATAGGAAAAGGTCTTCAACTTGACTATCAGATATGGAAGGGGAAAATCTATGTGTCTTTTTCTAAACATAAAATTCTGGTTGCAACTGTATTTGAGTTATGAAACTTGtattcaaagttaaaaaaagactaAGTATGGAATGGGATGCAAGCAAGTAGCTGGGGTCAACAACTATATGCAGCCAGTCTGATAGTAACACCCATGACAAcgccttttctctctctctctccctgtctctctctctctcacacacacaaaagactgatttaaaaaatatgggtcagtgggtgtgtgtgtgtttgtgtgtgtgagataagATGAGATGGAGGATTGTAATGGAAGTCACTGTTACAGTGAATGCATACGGTTGCTGATTGTcaagaaagaagacagaaaactttTGTAAAAGAGAATGCAGGGAGTGTTTATCTCTTGTTATGTTGCTCCcatctttcctttttccccctTTGGGAAGTGTTTTGAATCCATTTCCTTCAATTAATTTTTTAGCTACCATACTGTTTTGACTCTGTTGATTAGATATGATTGTGTTTGGGGTGACGTGTGGTGCAGTGGGTTAGTGCTTTCGCCCACTCTACAGAAGATTGAAATCCATTTGTAACAGAGACCTGGATTCAAATGTGGCCTGCAGTACTTGGCTGGATGCCTTCCCTGCTTTCTCACCCCCATTTCCTGTTACTCTCTGACTGTCCTATCCAATAAAGGATTAAATTCCccaaaaatataattaaaaaatatatgatttatttgtgtttttacttttctgtcattaaatggagttttgcatcttttttttgtctttctcaggTCTTCGGTCATGGAAAGACTAATGGCGAGCCCACCTGGGCTCTGCTGCTGACAGTGGGGATCTGTGAGATAGGAATCCTCATCGCTTCTCTTGATGCTGTGGCCCCCATCCTCTCCATGTAGGTGGTTTATCGTTTTCATGctatttttctttccaaactGTTCTGGCCAAAATGATTCAGATTTTATCTCTTGTCTGTCTATGTGTCTGCTCAGGTTCTTCCTCATGTGCTATCTGTTTGTCAACCTGGCCTGTGCAGTTCAGACTTTGCTTCGTACCCCCAATTGGAGACCTCGCTTCAAATTCTATCACTGGTGAGACCAGCTTTCACCTAAACTCTGCAACAAGTGAAATCCCATCAAATTTCTAAGGCTTTAataatatgtactgtatgtttgtccTGCAGGACCCTGTCCTTCCTCGGGATGAgcctgtgtctgtctctcatgtTTGTCTCCTCCTGGTACTATGCtctggttgccatggtgatagCTGGCTGTATCTACAAGTACATTGAGTATAAAGGGTGAGTCTGGGGGTTTCCAGTTGAGAGATCCAATCAAACCAGCTGTAAACTCTCTTATTACTAGGATTATCCAAGGGAAATTAGCTGCTGTTTGCGTACCATTTGCACAGTGGTGCAGCGGTGAGCCCTGTCGCCTTACAGTAAGTTGGTTCTGGGTTGGAGTCTGGGTATGGGCCTTTCTGTACATGTTCTCCccgtgtctgtgtgggttttctccgggtactccggcttcctcccatgataccaaaaacatgcacattaggttaactggttaattactctacattgcccctaggtgtatgtgtgattgtgtttctttgtgtgtcagccctgcaattaaATGTCcaggcgaccagtccagggtgtactccGCCTCTTGCcagtagtcagctgggataagctccaGCTCCTCTTCTTACCATGCATtaataagcagtatagaaaatgcaTGGATGAAGTACCATTCAAGTAATTGCTTTGGAATGGCAATAATCAAGTTAGTCAACCTTGGTTCCAGTGACAGTTACAGAAAACAACTTCTTTGTTTGCCACTGTCAAGAGTTCAGACATTATTCAGATAAGATAATCTGGTAAACCACTATCacttgctttattttattaaaactgacaaattgtGTGCTTGGAGATGTGGATGTGATgtcaaacatttctgtcaaggCAGTAGAGGAAGCTTAACATGTTGCATGCCCATGACGGGATAAAACATTAGAATTTTATTCTTAAACATTTGGAAAAGAATTGATTGTTCCTGTGTGGACCTCTTGGTTGCAGGGCAGTGAAGGAATGGGGAGACGGGATCAGAGGTCTGTCTTTAAACGCAGCGCGTTACGCTCTCATCCGGCTGGAGGAAGCATCACTACACACCAAGAACTGGAGGTGAGCGTGTGTCTTTGTTATGATTGGCTTTAATCATTAAGAAGCCAGAGGAGCTGACGGGCAAAATGTCAAGTAACGTgggattttcattttgtgtttggcCTAGATTGCTGAGTTAGGTTAAGCATGAAGCATTGCACCGAGGTTATCAGACCCATACaatgttaaacattttcaatAGTACTCCCGAACACCTCTAAACACATTTTGACGTGTAAAATCAGTGCACTCTctttaacatattttatttttccatattGACAAGTACTATAATTTCCATTCATGCAATCTACTTTACATGTCTTGAATTTATATCATGAAATGAGATTTCTTAATACTTGTTTTGCCCCTCCCTTTATGTTGTATTACATTATTCTGTCCGTTCAGGCCTCAGCTGCTGGTGCTGTGTAAGTTGGACTCAGACTTGGCGGTGAAACATCCTCGTCTCCTGTCCTTCACCACACAGCTCAAAGCAGGGAAGGGACTGACCATTGTCTCCTCAGTCCTGGAGGGAACCTACATGAACCGAGGGAATGATGCTAAGACTGGAGAGCAGGTTCATCATATTGTTCAGTCATCAGCTTCATGTGTTTAATAGTAGATACTGGATTTTTTGGGTGCCACCTGGGGGCTGTAGAACAAGCTAAAAATACATCTTtaattcatcatcatcttatAAACTAtgattttatgtaaatgtacattttccaGAAGCAGTGAATGTGGCTCCTCAGCATTATTGTGCACGATTTATAAGGTGAAACAGCTCTTATCCTTTATCATCCTTATATTTCTTTACCTTTTCTGTACCATACTTGGTCTGTGCAGAACTTGAAAGCACTCATGGCCGCAGAGCGGACAAAAGGTTTCTCCCATGTCGTGGTGTCGTCCAACCTGCGTGATGGGTTCTCCCTGCTCATCCAGTCAGCAGGACTGGGAGGAATGAAACACAACACCGTCCTGATGGCCTGGCCGACAGGCTGGACAGAAGCTCGGGACTCTTCAGCAAGGAGGAACTTCATAGGTAAACTACACAGGGGCATCTTGAAGGAAGTATGTGaggaaataaaatcagcagtgtaaaagaaaaaaaaagtatttctaTAATATTTAATTCCATAAGTTTACTCACATGTTAAAAAGTAAGATATCTCTTACTAACAACTTTACTGGTTATTTGAACACAAGGTCTGAGAGATTTAAAGACGCAGAGGAGTTGCAACAAGTAGAAGAAACCTTTATCTCTGTAAGACACAAATGCACTAACCGGTTAAAGACTGGAGGACAGCAGAGCCCATATCCCACACACCTGACAtagaaacatttgaaatgatcCACCATTactttgtctctctctatctctctctctctcatgacAGAGACAGTAAGAGAGACGACGGAAGCCCACCAAGCTCTACTGGTTGCAAAGAACATCGACCATTTCCCCAGTAACCAGGAGCGTCTGAAGGAAGGAAACATTGATGTGTGGTGGATCGTACATGATGGTGGACTGCTCATGCTGCTGCCGTTTTTACTGAGTCAACACAAGGTGTGTGTTGTataaatcatctttttttctgttacattatttcattttatttatgcctttatttataattttatttatactgtttatATGTAGTATCAATGGAAATGCTACATCAGTGATAAAATACAAtctgtaaaagcaaaaaatatacagaataCATAGAATAAATATACTTAGctttttaaacacaatttaCTGTCTGCTCAAATTACTTCTTATTATCACCAAATAGGGCCACAGTAAGTCCAATTTTCTGttctcaaataaaataatttttgcaTTCCCCTTTAATCTGTTCCCCTGTTTGCCTTccattttcttaattattttcaaCCCAGTGGATATTCTGCTAAATGCAGCCTGGTGGCATAATGTAACTGATTGTAACTGTAAATGATTTAATTGCTGAGAGATTCTTGCTTCACAGATGGGATTTACTTCTTCCATCTTGGCAGCTTAACTGTGTGTATAAGTAGCAGCTGATGGTGACACATCTCCTATCTCTTTAGGTATGGAGGAAGTGTAAAATGCGAATCTTCACGGTGGCCCAGATGGACGACAACTCCATCCAGATGAAGAAAGACCTCCAGATGTTTCTCTACCACCTACGTCTGGatgcagaggtggaggtggtggagatgGTGAGACTATTTCcagtcattttctcatttttctgctaCATTTCTGCACGTCATGATGGTTGATCCAGGTCTGGGTCTTACCTGTAAGATGC
This portion of the Scatophagus argus isolate fScaArg1 chromosome 13, fScaArg1.pri, whole genome shotgun sequence genome encodes:
- the LOC124069556 gene encoding solute carrier family 12 member 7-like isoform X1, with translation MPTNFTVVPVEDAEGGSNSVDAAGANKPVSLGKLFGTEEAKDNSPGSHSGDDSERESSPFLSSDNDRDHYYDGKNMALFEEEMDSNPMVSSLLNKLANYTNLTQGVREHEEAENEDGVRRVTVMVPQMGTFIGVYLPCMQNILGVVLFLRLTWIVGTAGILGSFAIVSMCCICTLLTAISMSAIATNGVVPAGGSYYMISRALGPEFGGAVGLCFYLGTTFAGSMYILGTIEILLTYIVPTAIAFKEGEGAAMPNNMRIYGTCCLLLMALVVFVGVKYVNKLALVFLACVVLSIMATYAGVIKTLIEPPEFNVCLLGNRSLRNDKFETCAKTQVVKNNTATTELWSVFCDSNYSNATCDDYFYFNNVTEIPAIPGLMSGVIKDNLWGDYGPAGMFIEKKTQPSVPVQETPTDIIKPYVINDITTYFTLLVGIYFPSVTGIMAGSNRSGDLRDAQRSIPIGTIMAILTTSFIYISCVVLFGACIEGVVLRDKFGYSVKKNPVIGILAWPSPWVIVIGSFFSCCGAGLQSLTGAPRLLQAIARDGIIPFLQVFGHGKTNGEPTWALLLTVGICEIGILIASLDAVAPILSMFFLMCYLFVNLACAVQTLLRTPNWRPRFKFYHWTLSFLGMSLCLSLMFVSSWYYALVAMVIAGCIYKYIEYKGAVKEWGDGIRGLSLNAARYALIRLEEASLHTKNWRPQLLVLCKLDSDLAVKHPRLLSFTTQLKAGKGLTIVSSVLEGTYMNRGNDAKTGEQNLKALMAAERTKGFSHVVVSSNLRDGFSLLIQSAGLGGMKHNTVLMAWPTGWTEARDSSARRNFIETVRETTEAHQALLVAKNIDHFPSNQERLKEGNIDVWWIVHDGGLLMLLPFLLSQHKVWRKCKMRIFTVAQMDDNSIQMKKDLQMFLYHLRLDAEVEVVEMHDSDISAFTYEKTLVMEQRSQMLKQMQLSRTEREREIQSLTDVSRGSIKRKKLPGADAHSFNTPCIPEDEAQLIHDRHTACHSAMTDKAAGATPDRVHMTWTKDKLVQERNRHREGMGVKDMFNMKPEWENLNQSNVRRMHTAVKLNEVVVEKSQNSQLVLLNMPGPPKNKKGDENYMEFLEVLMDGLDRVLLVRGGGREVITIYS
- the LOC124069556 gene encoding solute carrier family 12 member 7-like isoform X2, whose product is MPTNFTVVPVEDAEGGSNSVDAAGANKPVSLGKLFGTEEAKDNSPGSHSGDDSERESSPFLSSDNDRDHYYDGKNMALFEEEMDSNPMVSSLLNKLANYTNLTQGVREHEEAENEDGVRRVTVMVPQMGTFIGVYLPCMQNILGVVLFLRLTWIVGTAGILGSFAIVSMCCICTLLTAISMSAIATNGVVPAGGSYYMISRALGPEFGGAVGLCFYLGTTFAGSMYILGTIEILLTYIVPTAIAFKEGEGAAMPNNMRIYGTCCLLLMALVVFVGVKYVNKLALVFLACVVLSIMATYAGVIKTLIEPPEFNVCLLGNRSLRNDKFETCAKTQVVKNNTATTELWSVFCDSNYSNATCDDYFYFNNVTEIPAIPGLMSGVIKDNLWGDYGPAGMFIEKKTQPSVPVQETPTDIIKPYVINDITTYFTLLVGIYFPSVTGIMAGSNRSGDLRDAQRSIPIGTIMAILTTSFIYISCVVLFGACIEGVVLRDKFGYSVKKNPVIGILAWPSPWVIVIGSFFSCCGAGLQSLTGAPRLLQAIARDGIIPFLQVFGHGKTNGEPTWALLLTVGICEIGILIASLDAVAPILSMFFLMCYLFVNLACAVQTLLRTPNWRPRFKFYHWTLSFLGMSLCLSLMFVSSWYYALVAMVIAGCIYKYIEYKGAVKEWGDGIRGLSLNAARYALIRLEEASLHTKNWRPQLLVLCKLDSDLAVKHPRLLSFTTQLKAGKGLTIVSSVLEGTYMNRGNDAKTGEQNLKALMAAERTKGFSHVVVSSNLRDGFSLLIQSAGLGGMKHNTVLMAWPTGWTEARDSSARRNFIETVRETTEAHQALLVAKNIDHFPSNQERLKEGNIDVWWIVHDGGLLMLLPFLLSQHKVWRKCKMRIFTVAQMDDNSIQMKKDLQMFLYHLRLDAEVEVVEMHDSDISAFTYEKTLVMEQRSQMLKQMQLSRTEREREAQLIHDRHTACHSAMTDKAAGATPDRVHMTWTKDKLVQERNRHREGMGVKDMFNMKPEWENLNQSNVRRMHTAVKLNEVVVEKSQNSQLVLLNMPGPPKNKKGDENYMEFLEVLMDGLDRVLLVRGGGREVITIYS